A single Drosophila ananassae strain 14024-0371.13 chromosome 3L, ASM1763931v2, whole genome shotgun sequence DNA region contains:
- the LOC6496251 gene encoding electron transfer flavoprotein subunit alpha, mitochondrial, with protein MFASNTRNLMRSSFLQRCKSTLVVAEHNNEALSPITLNTISAAKKIGGDVTVLVAGTKCGPASEAVAKVEGVTKVLVAENAAFKGLTAESVTPLVLAAQSQFKFTHILAGASAFGKNVLPRVAAKLDVSPISEIIDVKSEDTFVRTIYAGNAILTLKSKDAVKVITVRGTNFPPAAASGGSGAVEQAPAGDYASSLSEFVSQELTKSDRPELTGAKVIISGGRGLKSGDNFKLLYDLADKFGAAVGASRAAVDAGFVPNDLQIGQTGKIVAPELYIAVGISGAIQHLAGMKDSKTIVAINKDPEAPIFQVADIGIVADLFKAVPELTGKL; from the exons ATGTTCGCCAGCAACACTCGTAACCTAATGCGCAGCAGCTTC CTGCAGCGATGCAAGAGCACTCTGGTGGTAGCTGAGCACAACAACGAGGCCCTTAGCCCCATCACCCTGAACACCATCTCTGCGGCCAAGAAGATCGGTGGTGACGTCACAGTTCTGGTGGCAGGCACCAAGTGCGGACCC GCTTCGGAGGCTGTGGCCAAGGTTGAGGGAGTGACCAAGGTTCTGGTGGCTGAGAATGCCGCCTTCAAGGGATTGACCGCCGAATCTGTGACTCCTCTGGTCCTGGCTGCCCAATCTCAGTTCAAATTCACCCACATCCTGGCCGGAGCGTCCGCTTTTGGCAAGAACGTGCTGCCCCGCGTTGCCGCCAAACTGGATGTGTCCCCTATTTCCGAGATCATTGACGTCAAGTCGGAGGACACGTTCGTGCGCACCATCTACGCCGGCAATGCCATCCTCACCCTGAAGTCCAAAGATGCCGTGAAGGTGATTACAGTGCGCGGCACCAACTTCCCGCCTGCAGCTGCCAGCGGCGGAAGTGGAGCTGTGGAGCAGGCTCCCGCTGGAGATTACGCCAGCAGTCTGTCGGAGTTCGTTTCCCAGGAGCTGACCAAGTCCGACCGCCCAGAGCTGACTGGCGCCAAGGTGATCATCTCCGGAGGCAGGGGCCTGAAGTCTGGCGACAACTTCAAGCTGTTGTACGATCTGGCCGATAAGTTTGGAGCTGCTGTGGGTGCCTCCCGTGCTGCCGTCGATGCTGGCTTCGTTCCCAACGATCTGCAGATCGGTCAGACCGGTAAAATTGTCGCCCCTGAACTGTACATCGCTGTTGGCATCTCTGGAGCCATCCAGCATCTGGCTGGCATGAAGGATTCCAAGACCATTGTGGCCATCAACAAGGATCCCGAGGCGCCCATCTTCCAGGTGGCCGACATCGGCATCGTGGCCGATCTTTTCAAGGCTGTGCCCGAGCTTACTGGAAAGTTGTAA
- the LOC6494316 gene encoding bcl-2-related ovarian killer protein homolog B isoform X1 → MPGTSYPTNNDNFSNGFPMATTQSERLLQAQNRRKFSFPATLHSASLLEVGGGPRETTRRRLSNVSDVVTRKLSYTIGWKAAQIPAQDIITQGRCLCGHYIKRRLRRSGLFNKKLGLQRIRSILGSTSMGIVRDVFPAVQVLGDELERMHPRVYSGVARQICRNPGGEFHTPDAVSLLLGAVGRELFRVEITWSKVISLFAIAGGLSVDCVRQGHPEYLPKLMESVSEVIEDELVPWINENGGWSGINTHVLPTSNSLNPLEWTTLVIGVVFGLILFFMILRFIISTIVPKIYQRFTN, encoded by the exons ATGCCCGGCACCTCGTATCCCACGAATAATGATAATTTCAGCAACGGATTCCCAATGGCCACCACACAAAGTGAACGACTGTTGCAGGCCCAGAATCGAAGGAAGTTCAGCTTTCCCGCCACTCTCCATTCAGCTTCCTTGTTGGAAGTGGGCGGAGGCCCGCGGGAGACGACAAGGCGGAGGCTAAGCAATGTCAGCGATGTGGTCACCCGGAAGCTGTCCTACACGATTGGCTGGAAGGCGGCGCAAATTCCAGCACAGGACATCATTACGCAG GGTCGTTGTCTATGCGGCCACTACATCAAACGACGCTTGAGAAGATCGGGcttgtttaataaaaaactggGTCTCCAGCGCATTCGAAGCATTCTTGGATCGACTTCCATGGGCATCGTAAGAGATGTGTTTCCAGCCGTTCAAGTG CTGGGTGACGAACTGGAGCGGATGCATCCGCGGGTCTACAGTGGAGTGGCTCGTCAGATATGCCGCAATCCTGGTGGAGAGTTCCATACACCTGATGCAGTGAGTCTCCTCCTGGGTGCCGTCGGTCGAGAGCTCTTCCGGGTGGAGATAACCTGGAGCAAGGTCATATCACTGTTTGCGATAGCCGGTGGCCTCTCCGTCGATTGTGTGCGTCAGGGGCATCCGGAGTACCTGCCAAAACTAATGGAGAGTGTATCCGAGGTGATCGAAGATGAGCTGGTTCCTTGGATCAATGAAAACGGTGGATGG AGTGGCATAAATACCCATGTTCTGCCCACTTCCAATAGCCTGAATCCATTGGAATGGACAACCTTAGTTATTGGTGTTGTTTTTGGCTTgatcttattttttatgatctTGCGGTTTATAATAAGCACGATAGTACCGAAAATATACCAACGATTTACCAACTGA
- the LOC6494316 gene encoding bcl-2-related ovarian killer protein homolog B isoform X3 → MATTQSERLLQAQNRRKFSFPATLHSASLLEVGGGPRETTRRRLSNVSDVVTRKLSYTIGWKAAQIPAQDIITQGRCLCGHYIKRRLRRSGLFNKKLGLQRIRSILGSTSMGIVRDVFPAVQVLGDELERMHPRVYSGVARQICRNPGGEFHTPDAVSLLLGAVGRELFRVEITWSKVISLFAIAGGLSVDCVRQGHPEYLPKLMESVSEVIEDELVPWINENGGWSGINTHVLPTSNSLNPLEWTTLVIGVVFGLILFFMILRFIISTIVPKIYQRFTN, encoded by the exons ATGGCCACCACACAAAGTGAACGACTGTTGCAGGCCCAGAATCGAAGGAAGTTCAGCTTTCCCGCCACTCTCCATTCAGCTTCCTTGTTGGAAGTGGGCGGAGGCCCGCGGGAGACGACAAGGCGGAGGCTAAGCAATGTCAGCGATGTGGTCACCCGGAAGCTGTCCTACACGATTGGCTGGAAGGCGGCGCAAATTCCAGCACAGGACATCATTACGCAG GGTCGTTGTCTATGCGGCCACTACATCAAACGACGCTTGAGAAGATCGGGcttgtttaataaaaaactggGTCTCCAGCGCATTCGAAGCATTCTTGGATCGACTTCCATGGGCATCGTAAGAGATGTGTTTCCAGCCGTTCAAGTG CTGGGTGACGAACTGGAGCGGATGCATCCGCGGGTCTACAGTGGAGTGGCTCGTCAGATATGCCGCAATCCTGGTGGAGAGTTCCATACACCTGATGCAGTGAGTCTCCTCCTGGGTGCCGTCGGTCGAGAGCTCTTCCGGGTGGAGATAACCTGGAGCAAGGTCATATCACTGTTTGCGATAGCCGGTGGCCTCTCCGTCGATTGTGTGCGTCAGGGGCATCCGGAGTACCTGCCAAAACTAATGGAGAGTGTATCCGAGGTGATCGAAGATGAGCTGGTTCCTTGGATCAATGAAAACGGTGGATGG AGTGGCATAAATACCCATGTTCTGCCCACTTCCAATAGCCTGAATCCATTGGAATGGACAACCTTAGTTATTGGTGTTGTTTTTGGCTTgatcttattttttatgatctTGCGGTTTATAATAAGCACGATAGTACCGAAAATATACCAACGATTTACCAACTGA
- the LOC6494316 gene encoding bcl-2-related ovarian killer protein homolog B isoform X2, giving the protein MSVIMKNNGFPMATTQSERLLQAQNRRKFSFPATLHSASLLEVGGGPRETTRRRLSNVSDVVTRKLSYTIGWKAAQIPAQDIITQGRCLCGHYIKRRLRRSGLFNKKLGLQRIRSILGSTSMGIVRDVFPAVQVLGDELERMHPRVYSGVARQICRNPGGEFHTPDAVSLLLGAVGRELFRVEITWSKVISLFAIAGGLSVDCVRQGHPEYLPKLMESVSEVIEDELVPWINENGGWSGINTHVLPTSNSLNPLEWTTLVIGVVFGLILFFMILRFIISTIVPKIYQRFTN; this is encoded by the exons ATGAGCGTTATAATGAAAAA CAACGGATTCCCAATGGCCACCACACAAAGTGAACGACTGTTGCAGGCCCAGAATCGAAGGAAGTTCAGCTTTCCCGCCACTCTCCATTCAGCTTCCTTGTTGGAAGTGGGCGGAGGCCCGCGGGAGACGACAAGGCGGAGGCTAAGCAATGTCAGCGATGTGGTCACCCGGAAGCTGTCCTACACGATTGGCTGGAAGGCGGCGCAAATTCCAGCACAGGACATCATTACGCAG GGTCGTTGTCTATGCGGCCACTACATCAAACGACGCTTGAGAAGATCGGGcttgtttaataaaaaactggGTCTCCAGCGCATTCGAAGCATTCTTGGATCGACTTCCATGGGCATCGTAAGAGATGTGTTTCCAGCCGTTCAAGTG CTGGGTGACGAACTGGAGCGGATGCATCCGCGGGTCTACAGTGGAGTGGCTCGTCAGATATGCCGCAATCCTGGTGGAGAGTTCCATACACCTGATGCAGTGAGTCTCCTCCTGGGTGCCGTCGGTCGAGAGCTCTTCCGGGTGGAGATAACCTGGAGCAAGGTCATATCACTGTTTGCGATAGCCGGTGGCCTCTCCGTCGATTGTGTGCGTCAGGGGCATCCGGAGTACCTGCCAAAACTAATGGAGAGTGTATCCGAGGTGATCGAAGATGAGCTGGTTCCTTGGATCAATGAAAACGGTGGATGG AGTGGCATAAATACCCATGTTCTGCCCACTTCCAATAGCCTGAATCCATTGGAATGGACAACCTTAGTTATTGGTGTTGTTTTTGGCTTgatcttattttttatgatctTGCGGTTTATAATAAGCACGATAGTACCGAAAATATACCAACGATTTACCAACTGA
- the LOC6494316 gene encoding uncharacterized protein LOC6494316 isoform X4 — translation MFPFWAPQASRVIDERYNEKDLERSRLPNMPGTSYPTNNDNFSNGFPMATTQSERLLQAQNRRKFSFPATLHSASLLEVGGGPRETTRRRLSNVSDVVTRKLSYTIGWKAAQIPAQDIITQGRCLCGHYIKRRLRRSGLFNKKLGLQRIRSILGSTSMGIVRDVFPAVQVVLMQICWESI, via the exons AtgtttccattttgggcaCCACAGGCAAGCAGAGTCATTGATGAGCGTTATAATGAAAAA GATCTCGAACGATCTCGCCTCCCAAACATGCCCGGCACCTCGTATCCCACGAATAATGATAATTTCAGCAACGGATTCCCAATGGCCACCACACAAAGTGAACGACTGTTGCAGGCCCAGAATCGAAGGAAGTTCAGCTTTCCCGCCACTCTCCATTCAGCTTCCTTGTTGGAAGTGGGCGGAGGCCCGCGGGAGACGACAAGGCGGAGGCTAAGCAATGTCAGCGATGTGGTCACCCGGAAGCTGTCCTACACGATTGGCTGGAAGGCGGCGCAAATTCCAGCACAGGACATCATTACGCAG GGTCGTTGTCTATGCGGCCACTACATCAAACGACGCTTGAGAAGATCGGGcttgtttaataaaaaactggGTCTCCAGCGCATTCGAAGCATTCTTGGATCGACTTCCATGGGCATCGTAAGAGATGTGTTTCCAGCCGTTCAAGTG gttttgatgcagatttgctgggaatcgatctag
- the LOC6496252 gene encoding uncharacterized protein LOC6496252: MKTIQVTPVTPPGAYKSIDHLGPDQLYSKMSTKWSSLVLYISLLELLIVQGSWADVAHFFAAPVEQLGNYLHGQVPFQLGLSPPGLYGPPPVPPSPVTPSPVAPVSTTEFSLPEIIENRSVKFQGSGHGNFIPLSQNYLPPAFEERPNYESPKPSEEAYPAYYYPQPPAGGILATSIPTTTTPRPIIVADPGEAIETIPSPGYDYHAPVAVPVITQKPSTPAPVYLPPSEGSQDQNQLRLRLKDMRCLSSGYFRAVLKLDSFLGAAPTVEQDNDDIQDKRCELKLSRSFLFLDISGENFERCGVRSCGQDLCLRLRFPAIRGLRTSGDSILTLHCKSQERVAVKTHALKMGVANDVQSRSVGSYAHGGNQNPFRTHVELLRKGSTGYTRHLESNGAVQLGEELLLRAHVLAGDGWNYTKLSDVQLQRIGSGGEVINNVQLVSSRGCLNPAMQAICAHAPILEPPLGQRLHFKAVMFPGMRSGEVLVISMRITGCLEHEDCQVTAQDCQPSVGLRRRRNVSHRNGSEISELSQLTFRVIMPGMEEESPKGDSGTSEVREISKSLALFGSLGFVVLLLAVAIVALYKFGK; encoded by the exons ATGAAAACAATCCAGGTCACCCCAGTCACGCCTCCTGGAGCTTATAAAAGTATCGATCACTTAGGGCCCGATCAGTTATACTCCAAAATGTCAACCAAGTGGTCGTCTCTAGTGCTTTACATCTCCCTTTTGGAACTACTTATTGTCCAGGGATCTTGGGCGGATGTGGCACACTTTTTCGCGGCGCCCGTTGAACAATTGGGGAACTATCTTCATGGACAGGTGCCCTTCCAACTGGGCCTTTCTCCGCCGGGCCTTTATGGACCTCCGCCGGTACCCCCTAGTCCTGTGACTCCTTCACCAGTGGCCCCCGTATCCACCACGGAATTCAGTTTGCCGGAGATCATCGAAAACCGCAGTGTAAAGTTTCAAGGAAGTGGGCATGGAAACTTCATACCTCTAAGTCAGAACTATCTGCCACCGGCTTTTGAAGAGCGTCCTAACTATGAAAGTCCCAAGCCCAG TGAAGAGGCCTATCCAGCCTACTATTATCCGCAACCACCTGCCGGAGGTATCCTTGCCACTTCTATTCCCACAACTACAACACCAAGACCAATAATTGTCGCAGATCCTGGGGAAGCTATTGAAACGATACCCTCGCCAGGATATGACTACCATGCCCCAGTGGCTGTCCCAGTGATCACCCAAAAGCCCTCAACACCAGCTCCTGTTTATTTGCCTCCCAGTGAGGGAAGCCAGGATCAAAATCAGCTCAGACTTCGTTTGAAGGATATGCGTTGCTTGTCCTCAGGTTACTTTCGAGCTGTCCTAAAGCTGGACAGCTTCTTGGGAGCTGCTCCAACTGTGGAGCAGGACAACGATGATATCCAGGACAAGCGCTGTGAACTGAAACTGTCGCGAAGTTTCCTTTTCTTGGATATTTCTGGCGAGAACTTTGAGCGATGTGGTGTTCGCTCCTGTGGCCAGGATCTTTGCTTGCGATTGCGTTTTCCCGCCATCAGGGGCTTGAGGACCAGTGGGGACTCTATTTTAACTCTTCATTGCAAATCCCAGGAGCGGGTGGCAGTCAAAACACATGCCTTGAAAATGGGTGTGGCAAATGATGT acAATCTCGCAGTGTGGGCAGCTATGCCCATGGAGGCAATCAAAATCCCTTTCGAACTCATGTGGAGCTGCTGAGGAAAGGAAGTACTGGCTATACCCGACATCTGGAATCTAATGGAGCTGTTCAGTTGGGCGAGGAGTTGCTACTGAGAGCTCATGTGCTCGCAGGAGATGGCTGGAACTACACCAAACTAAGTGACGTCCAGCTGCAGAGGATTGGTTCTGGCGGAGAAGTGATCAACAACGTCCAGCTTGTCAGTTCAAGGGGCTGCTTGAATCCCGCCATGCAGGCCATTTGCGCCCATGCCCCCATTTTAGAACCTCCACTTGGACAGAGACTCCACTTCAAGGCGGTCATGTTTCCAGGGATGCGTAGTGGAGAGGTCCTGGTGATATCCATGCGGATCACCGGGTGCTTGGAGCACGAAGACTGCCAGGTCACTGCCCAGGATTGCCAGCCATCGGTGGGACTTCGGAGACGTCGGAACGTATCACACCGAAATGGCTCTGAGATCTCCGAGTTATCTCAGCTGACTTTCAGGGTTATAATGCCAGGAATGGAGGAAGAATCGCCTAAAGGGGATTCGGGGACCTCAGAGGTTAGAGAAATCTCAAAATCCCTGGCTCTTTTTGGCAGCCTGGGCTTTGTGGTTTTACTTCTGGCAGTGGCCATTGTGGCTTTGTACAAGTTTGGGAAATAG